From one Lycium ferocissimum isolate CSIRO_LF1 chromosome 5, AGI_CSIRO_Lferr_CH_V1, whole genome shotgun sequence genomic stretch:
- the LOC132056638 gene encoding mitochondrial metalloendopeptidase OMA1 yields MGWYRRSKFGLDAFRTFASKFSLNNSITRTNHCNSLTPNILPKPSTNGFSNSCFQYGIKQNQYTSPFLTGARRYYYVDRKQVHHFRPRGPQRWFQNPRNVVIVVLVGSGLVITVYMGNLETIPYTKRTHFVLLSKDIEKRLGESQFQQMKGTFKGKILPAIHPESVRVRLIATDIIEALQRGLRKEQVWTDLHYATNEMGSHESSSGHETLMALSDSYPEAKWNKEDEILDDSWVQQSRKKGQEKGKEPSTSHIEGLKWEVLVVNDPMVNAFCLPGGKIVVFTGLLEHFRTDAEIATIIGHEVGHAVARHAAEGVTKNLWFAIIQLVLYQFVMPDVVNTMSALFLRLPFSRRMEMEADYIGLLLMASAGYNPRVAPSVYEKLGKISGESALRDYLSTHPSGKKRAQLLAQAKVMDEALTLYREVQAGKGIEGFL; encoded by the exons ATGGGCTGGTACAGAAGATCAAAATTTGGTCTTGATGCGTTTCGAACTTTCGCATCAAAGTTTTCCCTCAACAATTCAATTACAAGAACCAACCATTGCAATTCTTTGACACCAAACATTCTACCCAAACCTAGTACAAATGGGTTTTCCAATTCGTGTTTTCAATATGGCATCAAGCAAAATCAGTATACTAGCCCTTTCTTAACTGGGGCTAGAAGATATTACTATGTTGATCGAAaacaagttcatcattttcgtccAAGAGGTCCTCAAAGATGGTTTCAGAATCCAAgaaatgttgttattgttgtctTGGTTGGTTCAGGATTAGTAATAACTGTTTATATGGGTAATTTAGAGACTATACCTTATACTAAAAGAACCCATTTTGTGCTTTTGTCTAAAGATATTGAGAAAAGGCTAGGTGAGTCTCAGTTTCAACAGATGAAAGGGACATTTAAGGGGAAAATATTGCCAGCTATACACCCGGAAAGTGTTAGGGTGAGACTAATAGCTACAGATATAATTGAAGCTTTACAAAGAGGATTGAGGAAAGAGCAAGTATGGACTGATCTTCACTATGCAACAAATGAAATGGGATCTCATGAGAGTAGTAGTGGACATGAGACTTTGATGGCATTAAGTGATAGTTACCCCGAGGCGAAATGGAATAAAGAGGATGAGATTTTAGATGACAGTTGGGTTCAGCAAAGTAGAAAGAAGGGACAAGAAAAGGGGAAAGAGCCTAGTACCTCGCATATCGAGGGATTGAAGTGGGAAGTTTTGGTTGTAAATGATCCGATGGTAAATGCCTTCTGTTTGCCTGGTGGGAAGATTGTAGTTTTCACGGGGTTGCTCGAACATTTTAGGACCGATGCTGAAATTGCAACCATAATTGGACATGAG GTTGGGCATGCTGTGGCTCGCCATGCTGCTGAGGGAGTTACAAAGAACTTGTGGTTTGCGATCATTCAATTGGTTCTTTATCAATTTGTTATGCCTGATGTTGTTAACACCATGTCAGCCCTGTTCCTAAGGCTTCCATTCTCACGCAG GATGGAGATGGAAGCAGATTACATAGGGTTGCTTTTGATGGCTTCTGCTGGATATAACCCTCGAGTAGCTCCTTCAGTCTATGAGAAGCTGGGCAAAATATCTGGGGAATCAGCATTGAGAGATTATCTGTCTACTCATCCTTCTGGGAAGAAGAGAGCGCAGTTGTTGGCTCAGGCTAAAGTAATGGACGAAGCCCTTACGTTATATAGGGAAGTGCAGGCAGGAAAGGGGATTGAGGGTTTCCTATAG
- the LOC132056639 gene encoding DEAD-box ATP-dependent RNA helicase 7-like, which yields MPALVLSETMASEESKELKKKKIKIDSGSDSEELKKSKKKDKKRKALNLDDENSEPSNVNEDEKKKKKKKKAKLVEHDIEEKVEDPNALSNFRISVPLRQALISKGINALFPIQAMTFDTVLDGSDLVGRARTGQGKTLAFVLPILESLINGPTKESRKTGYGRAPSVLVLLPTRELALQVFADFEVYGLAVGLTSCCLYGNSPMGQQQVQLKKGVDIVVGTPGRVKDHIERGNIDFRSLKFRVLDEVDEMLKIGFVDDVEFILGKVEDPSQVQTLLFSATLPSWVKHISSKFLKPDKKTADLVGDEKMKASKNVRHIIIPCSSSARSQLIPDIIRCYSGGGRTIIFTETRGYASELAGLLPGACALHGEIQQSQREKTLSGFRSGKFLTLVATNVAARGLDIDNVQLIIQCEPPRDVEAYIHRSGRTGRAGNTGVAVMLYDPKKSNISKIERESGVKFEHLSAPQPADVAKAAGKEAADAVAEISDSVIPAFKAAAEELLQTSELSPAELLAKALAKAAGYSEIKSRSLLSSMENCVTLLLECGRPIFSPSFAYNVLRGFVPEEKVESITGIALTADGRGAVFDVSADDLDTFLAGNNVQGVNLEVVKELPRLQEKDQARGGRFGGGRAGFSDRRSGGRFSGGRGGRGGGRGYGNYSRRW from the exons ATGCCTGCACTTGTTTTAAGTGAAACAATGGCGTCTGAAGAATCAAAGGAgctgaaaaagaagaagatcaaGATTGATTCTGGGTCTGATTCGGAAGAGCTTAAGAAGAGCaaaaagaaagataagaaaCGTAAAGCTTTAAACTTGGATGATGAAAATTCGGAACCGAGTAATGTGAATGAggatgaaaagaagaagaagaagaaaaagaaggctAAATTGGTGGAGCATGATATTGAGGAGAAAGTGGAGGATCCTAATGCCTTGTCTAATTTTAGGATTTCAGTGCCACTGAGACAGGCTTTGATTTCCAAGGGGATAAATGCGCTGTTTCCTATTCAAGCTATGACTTTTGATACTGTTTTGGATGGGTCTGACTTGGTTGGTCGAGCTCGCACTGGTCAG GGTAAAACATTGGCCTTTGTGTTGCCCATATTGGAGTCCCTGATAAATGGACCCACTAAAGAATCGCGGAAAACAGGGTATGGGAGGGCTCCTAGTGTCCTAGTGCTTTTACCTACTAGGGAGTTGGCACTTCAG GTTTTTGCTGATTTTGAAGTTTATGGTCTTGCGGTGGGGctcacttcatgttgtttatatggaaATTCTCCCATGGGACAACAACAAGTTCAATTGAAAAAAGGTGTTGATATCGTCGTAGGTACTCCTGGAAGAGTTAAG GACCACATTGAAAGAGGAAATATTGATTTCAGGTCTTTAAAGTTCCGTGTTCTTGATGAAGttgatgaaatgttgaaaattggttttgttgatgatgttgaatttatatTAG GCAAGGTAGAAGATCCAAGCCAAGTTCAAACACTTCTTTTCAGTGCCACTCTGCCAAGCTGGGTGAAGCAT ATATCTTCCAAGTTTCTCAAACCTGATAAGAAAACAGCTGATCTTGTTGGTGATGAGAAAATGAAGGCCAGTAAGAATGTGAGGCATATTATTATACCATGCTCTAGTTCAGCCAGATCTCAGCTGATTCCTGATATCATTCGCTGCTACAGCGG TGGCGGGCGCACAATTATTTTCACTGAGACAAGGGGTTATGCTTCGGAGCTAGCTGGCTTATTGCCTGGGGCATGTGCATTGCATGGAGAGATACAACAGTCCCAGCGTGAG AAAACACTTTCTGGATTCAGATCAGGAAAGTTCCTTACATTAGTGGCCACAAACGTAGCAGCCCGTGGACTGGATATTGACAACGTTCAGTTAATTATTCAG TGTGAGCCTCCACGCGATGTCGAAGCGTATATTCATCGCTCTGGCAGGACAGGACGGGCAG GGAATACTGGTGTTGCTGTAATGCTTTATGATCCTAAGAAGTCCAACATTTCTAAGATTGAAAGAGAATCTGGTGTGAAGTTCGAGCATCTATCTGCTCCACAGCCAGCTGATGTTGCTAAAGCGGCTGGGAAAGAAGCAGCAGATGCAGTTGCTGAAATTTCCGATAG TGTAATACCAGCTTTCAAGGCTGCTGCGGAGGAGCTTCTACAGACCTCTGAACTATCACCAGCTGAATTGCTTGCCAAGGCACTCGCCAAGGCAGCT GGCTACTCTGAGATCAAGAGTCGGTCGCTTCTTTCTTCCATGGAGAACTGTGTTACTCTACTTCTTGAGTGTGGAAGGCCCATATTTTCACCTTC CTTTGCGTATAATGTTTTGCGGGGATTCGTACCTGAGGAAAAGGTCGAATCAATCACAGGTATTGCTTTGACAGCTGATGGAAGGGGTGCGGTTTTTGATGTATCTGCTGATGATCTGGATACATTTCTAGCAG GGAATAACGTGCAAGGTGTAAACTTAGAGGTAGTAAAAGAACTGCCTCGGTTACAAGAGAAAGACCAGGCTAGAGGTGGAAGATTTGGTGGTGGTCGTGCTGGCTTCTCTGACAGGAGAAGTGGAGGTCGATTTTCTGGGGGCAGAGGCGGAAGAGGTGGTGGCAGAGGTTACGGAAACTACAGCCGTAGATGGTGA